In Pseudomonadota bacterium, a single genomic region encodes these proteins:
- a CDS encoding DUF3696 domain-containing protein, with product METHSELLLLRARRWVAEGRLVPEQVAVHWIDESSKGGTTARQIKITDEGDVEDWPEGVFYEDYEEILAIRRASRTRSKP from the coding sequence GTGGAGACGCATTCGGAGCTGCTGCTCCTGCGTGCACGACGATGGGTCGCCGAAGGACGCTTGGTTCCCGAACAAGTTGCGGTTCATTGGATCGACGAGAGCAGCAAAGGTGGGACGACCGCCCGCCAGATCAAGATTACGGATGAAGGAGACGTAGAGGACTGGCCTGAGGGGGTCTTCTACGAAGACTATGAAGAGATTCTGGCTATCCGCAGGGCCTCTCGAACGAGGTCCAAACCATGA